The genomic stretch CCCCCTCAGTCGGGTACTTTCCTCCAATGTGTTTAATTCATTACCCTCTGCTGCAAGGAACTCTGTAGTTTTTAGCGATTTTAAAACTCAATTGAGGACGTATCTGATAAATAGGGCAAATGCACGTTTGATTTCTTGATTTGTATATATATCCTTgattattttacctttgttgTAACTTCTTTAATATTATACATTATTAATATTACTATGGTCATTTTTTTTTAgcattgttgtaaattttacagatGAAGATCCACCTTTCAGTCGAAACACTGTAATAAAgccactattattattattactattattattattattattattattactattagtattattactattattattattattatcatgattattattattattattattattattattattattattgttattaattatttgggacaatagacccttctccaaaatggcggcaacggatTAGAATGacttaaaattgaactgaatgaaaaactgataccagaaatagaaagagcatcTTTACTTTATTTACTCTGGAACAAGTTcatcgtatatatatatatcatattagatattttggtgtgtagtatcccTAAGTATTTTTAcgagtagaaatactcagcgatactacacaccaaaacatttTATAAGCTATTTATTGTCTGTCGTGTCCTCTTAGTCCATAAATTAAAGGAGGTTTAACTAGTTGGAGAAGTGAAACTAGTTTTGAAGAAACACACAACAAGTCAACCATGTGCTCTCTTTATTCTTCTCTTCCCTACTGCTCCTTTTCTACCTCATGATATACATGCACGAAATGTGACATACACGACATCCCTCCTTTTCTTCGAGGAAACAAAGTCCAACAATCCTTCGAACTCGAGCGTAAACAGAACGCATACAACTTCAACTTAAAAGATAAACGTGCTACATAATACACATATCGACAAAGTCAACAGTTCAAATTGTCTCCGAACGAGTGTCCCAACAACACTTTTAAAATCAAAGTCACAATGTTCTCAATCACAAAAACCTTAATCACAAAGTTCTTTGATTTATCCATTCAGTAAACATCTCATGGGAGATCAGCTCATTATTTAAAAACATAGTCTTTGTATCTCTCTGGAGGTCTGGTCTCCCTTTGAGGCCTCTGAGTCAACCTCGGTGTTGCTGGCGTGCTAGGTACTGTCGCCTGATCAACCGCAATGTCCCTACGGACTGCAACTGCCTCGTTTCCATTCTCTGCACTTGCTTCTGCTGACAGTGTACTCCTCCTGGCTGGAGGTTCATTCTGTGGTATGGCAGGTACTGCTGGTGTCGGTTCACTTAACACTTGGCTTGGTAATGCGGTGGGTACCACAATTCCATCTGGGTTACCAGATGGTGTCTCAGGTGTCGGTACAGGGTCATCCATCATAAACCTCTTTACATGTGAGGTGTTTCTCGAGTATTGGGTCCCGTCTGGAGCCTCTACTATGACACTGTTGCCAGTCTTGCTAACGACTCGGTGTGGCGTCGGATTGAACGGTGTCGAGAATTTGTCCTTTCTCTCTTGTCTTACTAGTACTTGATCACCGACTGCAATATCTGATGGTTTAGCATTCGATGCTTTGCCTGCATATGATTTGGTCTTTGCCTTCACCTCTGCATCTCTATCCCGAGTTTCTAGGTCTAAATGGCAATCAGCATGTAACTCTGGCAGCTTCCCTCTCATCTTCATATTGAACAACAATTCAGCAGGGCTTTTACCAGTGGTGGTGTGATCAATACTCCGGTATCTCGTCACATATCTTCTTAACTCCTTCGCCCAGTCGACCCCCTCAGCTTGGGCAATGCGAATTCTCTTCATGAGGGACGCGTTCTGCCTCTCAACTTCCCCGTTGGCCTGGGGCCATTTCGTTGTTGTCAAGAGATGCACAATTCCATTCTGCACACAGTATTCTTGGAGTTCTCCAGAGATGAATTGCGGTCCATTGTCGGACTCGATAGTTATGGGAAGACCGTGCCTGCTAAAAATCTCTTAATTCTAGATTGTCAATTACTTTCACAGTGGTGGTTGATGTCATGATTGCATACTCGTAATAACGACTATAATAGTCAACAACAACTAGTATTGAGTGTCCAGATGGGAGTGGTCCTAGTAGGTCTACAGCCATGTCTTGCAAAGGATCCTCCGGCAATGTCGTTGACGTCAACGGCTCAGGTGGATTTGGGCGTGCAACCAGTTGACATCCATAGCAAGATTTGCAAAACGTTTCCACCGCCTTATCGATACCAGGCCACCATACTTTACTTCTCAGATTCCGCTTTGTTCCAACAATTCCTAGGTGTCCCTCATGTGCTAAAGAAATTGCTTGGGACCTAAGCTTGCTTGGCATTACGATACGGGTACCTCTTAGGACTAGCTGTCCGATCACTCACATTTCCCCTGCAGCTGGCGCATAACCCTTGCATTTCTCAAATCGACCGGTTTTAATTGCTTCTCTCAGAGCTTTCAACTCGTCATCCACTGCAGATGCTTCTTCAACTTCTCTCGTGGTTAGGGCTGCGGGTGTGGCACTGATAGCTCCAAATCGAACATACTCTTCTGCACCATGTTGATTATTTGCTGCTTTGTTCCGTCTGACAAAGCGGGAAAGGGGATCAGCTACATTGCTCTGCCCTGGAGCATACACGACACGGAAATCATAGGGCTGTAGACGAATTAACCAACGTTCGATGCGGGCACAGGGGTTGGAACGAGGTCCATTGATCACTTCCAACGGCTTGTGATCGGTCACCAGATGAAATCTCATTCCATAAATGTATGCGTGGTACCTCTCCCATGCCCAAATGAGGGCGAGGGCCTCTTTCTCCATCTGGGAGTATTTCCGTTCACACTCTGTGAGGCTGTGGCTTGCATAGCAGATTGGCACCCATTCCCAATTCTGGTTTTGCATTAACACAGCTGCAAGGCCAACAGGGCTTGCATCtgcaacgactttttttttttttttttttttttgcaaaacacATAACTccttacattacttacaatacaGCTCTCTTACACTGGTGACATTACAATAACTCTACTTTCAGGGCGATACTTACATTACTTACATTACCATACTGACTCTACTTAGAAACGTAGAAAACGGTACgacacttactctacttacaaTACAACACATTACATCatttattgacaaaataatttttccaCCGGTTTCCACTTATTTAACATTTTATCTTGATCAGATAAGTCACGTGCAAATTTTTCAATGTTATAATGAAACTTAAGGTATCTTTGTACACCAGCAAAATCGGGGTTACGTCCCTCTGCAACGACTTTAGTTGATGCACTCTTGTCAAAGTATGCCAATGTGCCTGCTTTCGCCATGCTTTGTTTAAGCGACTCAAAGGAGGCTTTTTGCTCGGGTCCAAAGTGCAACGAAACATCTTTCCTAATGAGGAATAAGTCGGCTGCTATAATAAGTCAACTCTAAGAAGCTTCGAACTTCACCGACGGTTTCAGGCTCTTTTGtttaccattgttgctctttcaatttgcttttgagagactagggatttccatcttaagagttcaaataaattgttgacatgagcgtcatagttagagtaggtcaagacacgggctgctctgttttgtagtttttgcagtttgtcctgcaaagttactccacagtttcaCCAAACAATATcgcagtagttgaaatgaggttgtactagggcctgataaatagaatgtagGGTCCCTTAGGGtacaagatgcctgttttcactcacgtgatcagtaaccttgttttttctccgaaacaaaagaaaacgtttgactgataatagagctcaattcccggagacgtcacatgaaaacactctatagccgcgaaacgccaaagttgttgagaggaatgcgtgacaaactaaatATCATGGTAGGGGATCACGCTTGTCGAATGACGCCCGAGTTGGTAcggagtggatgaagatgaaggaccccatgaagatctgaacgagcatgaaatgagtgagaagctagtgactctgataaatgccagcaagaatttgatgaaagtAGACAACAgcagatgacaacaattcccagGGCCAGCAAGATGAATTAGGGGCATCgacgaattttctctttggtgcaACGTCGCGATATGGAAGGGCGGTGCCCGCGGGTGGgaagactcccatataaaaaggggagggatgctcgtcgtctcgcttaggggtgtaaatttaggattttggtctcacttaggttGTTATTTAGGGTATTATTCTTGAAGCACAACGCACTAGTCGAACAGTGACATTGTTTAACAACTTAAGCTGGATCCCCTGTCATAATGAAGCGTATATAAAGCGATGTGAACTGGCCTATAAACGGATAAATGGTACTTTACCCAACTATTTAAATACATCCCTTAGAAAAAACTCCGATGTACACCAAAGAACCACgagaaattgtaatttaaatttattgtgcCCCCTCCATAAAAACATCTCAGAGGGTGGACGCACCTTTGTCGTACGGACGGTAAAGAACTCGAAAAACTTGCCTCGATTATTAAAAGCAAGTAAGTCTTTAAAATCCTTTAAGGCTGAATTATGGAAAAGAGTACTAAATTCTCAGAAGACAAGGGGATCGTTTGATATAAATTAATGACAATAGATAGTCTTTTGTATGCATTTCGTTTTTAAATCGATTTGTCTAGTTTTAATTGAGTTCTAGGaatgtttgttttcttattcTATTGTAAATAGTATTTATTCTTAATGTAGTTtttttgggcaaaacgcaatcatatatGTAGCCCTGAAAGTCTCCTTttgggttgcgcgcgaagaaatatacaagtgtatatttacacttttgtaTTTCTTCACGCAAGTGAAAGTATTACATGATAATGTCTTTGTTATCATTAAAAGTcgctgtatttttttatttttctgtgttacaatatggtctcttttaggggtcaagaaacgcctgggccacgcccaggtTGGTCTCCTTTAAGGTTTTAATGTAAAATtcccgacgagcatccctcccctttttatatggaagtcctcccctccccccctccccccccccccttcccgggaGGGGAGGGGGCGGGGGCGGTGAGGTTCAATATTTGACTCCTGTTTGTTACCACATTtaacctttgagcaagttcctgctgccatgtaaaacaaggaacaaacagTACCGGTTAGCTTCCTCAATACAATAGCATGTCAGTAGACCAAaattaaacattccattcgaatctccaaactgtcaggtcttagttatcaaatagaaatgttcaattagagagtttttattgaattttccagagctatagctttttgcgattgcaaaattgcaaatttagagaggacttgtgtacaaattctcctaagttaacttggttccattaccagctgctttatggaaaatgagcccacaaagtccgggctcgagagagccgcagaaataaagcctatgattttagTAGGTACACAAtaaaagatatgaaggctttagacaCGTCCATcacattcacaaatactttgatgaaataaagtgttagtgtagtttgctctgtacgccgcacttgtcaccattgtatcggttttctgacggttgtgtatgcggttttcgggtttggccgaattttttttgcggttttatggttttggatgattttttcttcggttttgcggtttctaatacaccccaatgtccccctcataTAGCTTCCTGTCAATTGGAGCAGCTTCTGACTTACATTTGATCTTCTTAGCTTTCAAGTCTTCCCAGGTTTCTTCATCAACAATGTTATTGGTGGCTCCAGAATCCACAAACATTTCTAGTTCAACCCAACCATAGACAACTTAAGAAGATTTGAGTGAACTTCATTAGTGACTCTGAAAGCATAATCAACTTGCTCCCCATTATTAGCTTCTAGCTCTTCTTGTACCCGATTAACTCTTGGTttctttggtttggttttgcaGACACTAGAAAAAGAACTTTACCTTTGTATTTCCTACAGGTTTGACCTCAAGCAGGACATTTGGGATCTCTACCCAGGTGCCCACTCGACCCACAACGATTGCAATGAActccttttttctttcggtTTTGTTTACCATCGGGTCGCTCAGATTTTTTGTAAACCCTGTTTCGCTCAAAGACATCTCTTACTGTacttatcctcgtcgccaatgtcgTGTCCTCTTAGTACATAATTTAGAGGAGGTTTAATTAGTTGGAGAAGTGAAACTAGTTCCAAAGGTACACACAACAAGTCAACCATGTGATCTCTTTATTCTTCTCTCCCCTTTTGCTCCTTTCCTAATTCATGATATACATGCACGAAATATGACATACACGACATTGTCCAactttttttgcactaaatttgtagcaaatgaattgtaaaaAACCGAGAACGTGTGACAGATTTCTACGTGCGGGGCAACTGTCAGCAACAAAACAagtcaaaccggttctctactgtacaataaccaagtatacaaataactaactgtacaatatcgtggaatatttgtattCCACTTTCTTGCATAACGTGTCCTGAATTAACAAGTGTTAGTTACAATGACAATGATGCTATTATGTAACTTAATTAATTACAATTTATCAATGCTGTATTCAAAGTTTAAAATATGTAAAAGCGAAAAAGTCCATAGTTCTCTTTGTACCCCTCGATCTACTACTAATTAGGCGATCACAACCAGGTCTTAGTGATAGGGGATGGCTCTTTGTTCGAGTCTAGGCAAATGAAGTGATATTGGGTGGTGGCTGGTGGTGGTTAATTGGACATGTCAGGCATAAATTTGCGACAAAGAAGTTCCCTTCTACTGCCGGGCGAGTCTGGTGTCTTCAGCAAGTGAGAGGGCTGGACGATGGATAGGTACAGCAGCTAGGTTAGAAATTTTGAATGCTCTCTTTGTGATCATTTTCGATTCATTCTGAAAGGCAGTCCGGACTGTTCTGCCAAACTTGAAGAGCATACTCAAGGATCGACTTAACCTTTTTAATATAGTAGTAGTATCAAAAacggtttgaacccaggagttacATACCTCGATGGTACGTCCACGTAAATTGGTGCCATTTGTGTAGCTTTAATtaactttttctttttggacttctGTAATATAGTATTCAATAGCAGACACTACTTATCTAGATTAACAgcatttgttattttattaaagATATACATTATTAATGtctttttaaataaactttGAAACTTGGAAACATCAGTTACATGGCGTGACATTATTATGGGGAAATTCCTGAACATGGCGAGCCGACAATGGTCTACACATCAAAACTGAAATGAGAGCTCTTTTGAACTCTTGCATTCTAAAGGCATAAAAAATGGGATTGACGAATGAGTTTAAATAAACTAAACAGAGAGAAACCAAGTATAAACGTACATGTGTTCGAGAGGAGTGTGTCTCCACTCTGCCGGCAACAAACCCAAAAATGTTATATTGTAAGGACAGAATCAAGGACACACTCGTCACAATGAACAATGTCTTTGTCACTCTTCGTTCTTTATTGACTCCACCATGGCGCCGAGGATGTGTTGCGCAGTTAATTTTGGCAGCTATAGACACCGCGACGAAAACAGGGATACTGagaacacacacaaaaaagagTGAAAACGTCTGGACACCGTGCGAGAATAAGAGCAAATCCACAACCACCAATATCACCTCTGTAAACCAAACGGCGACAACAGCAGCTCCAAAGGTTCTCTTTTTCATGAGGCGATGCTTAAATGGACGAAACGTTGCGTGTAAACGCTCCAACGAAATAGCACGAAGATTTGCAAGGGAGGACAAGAAAAAGAACGCTGCCAAACCAGCTATAATGAGGATAATGGATAATGGATAATGAGAAGACAACAAGATAAAAATGAATATACGTGAAAGGCGGAAGGCAAGTAGACACCGTAAAAGGCTAAAAGGAAATCCACAGCCGGCAATATCCCAGCTGTAAACCAAACGGAAAAAACAGCTGCTCCAAAGGTTCTCTTTTTCATGAGGCGATGCTTAAATGGACGAAACGTTGCGTGTAAACGCTCCAACGAAATAGCACGAAGATTTGCAAGGGAGGACAAGAAAAAGAACGCTGCCAAACCAGCTAAAATAGTGGCAAAGTTCCCGCTAGGAAAGATCTCCAACTTCCGACAAGGAGTTGTTAGACTGTAAAACATAAAGAATGGCGAGAATGCTCCAGCAAGGAGATCGGCAACTGTCAAGTTGATTACCAGGTACATGTGACGCTTACGAAGACTGTGCTCTCTTAggaaaacaattattgaaaggcCATTCACTGTCACTATAGAAACCGACAATGTGCATAGTACTATCATCCAGGTGATGCACTCTGATCGAGAAAAACTCCATACACCAAGTAACGTGCCGTTTGGCTCACCAAGGGAAGTCGCATTACCCAACTCAGCCATTGACACCTGGAGAGAGAAATCGTTAGTAAGATGTCATAGCCAGGTGTATTAATTGTCCCACTGTGACACTATCATTCGTTTGCATAATACTTTAATTATGACCGAGTACTAGTTGGAGACCTAACAAAAAGCCATAAAAGCTGCAGGGGGCTCGCCACTTTGTCTGGGGAATTCTCTTTTGAGTGAAATCTGGAATCGAAGTCAGCTGAACTGGAAGCTGACTATCTTGATATTTTCTTAACCttgaaataacacacaaacagcgatgacaaacatcagatataaacgcatcatttgaaattatcttttacttgacgtttcggatgcttctgcatacatcttcagacgTGACGGCTAATACAATATTGGAGTTTAtaaatatacaggatcactaacttattaactattaacagaaacccataagggttgaaacgtgtaacggccccttgtgtgctgggaaacaagcttctgattATTCAATTtggtaagtaccatatttggaacaacaagagcaaggggtttccaaatatggtacttagcactgaaacattcaaccaatcagttcacactgaatattcggaagctgtgaacacgcgttacacgtttcaacccttatagGTTTCGGTTATTgactattaagtaacaatagaggtgacaaaaaacTAGGaaagacacagcttttcgctgctgacatatacatttaaggtcggctttaaatctttgatcaacagtgtctaTTAACTATTAAGAGTGTctattaactattaagtaacaatagaggtgacaaaaaacTAGGaaagacacagcttttcgctgctgacatatacatttaaggtcggctttaaatctttgatcaacagtgtctcctttattttacagtgagtgTCGAATAGCCCTTTGGCTaagatttcaaaatgatcccattttaaactgTTACCAGGTGATGTAACATGGTCCGCAAAAGCCGACATACGATGACCATTAATTAGTGgtttaaaatgctttgttttctgtcatgcaatcgtcttttagtttttccgatataaaaatcattgcagtcccaACAGGCAGCATTTGGCCACGATAAAGTCTATCTTTGtaagaaaagaaagatttaatgcgacgagtgctttgaaaaatcacTTTAAGGTCAACGCACCCACAGTATTTATACACGACATAATTTGTTTACAAACGATTTTGCTTTGTAGCCCTAAATAaggagaaacaaagaaaactttcTTCCTGTGAACTGTGAGGGTTGGGGtcaatggtttgttttgttgcttttgtaaGACATCATTCATGTTATAATTAACAACATCTCTGGGGTAACCGTTTTGTGATAGCAACTTTTTAAGTTCATTCATCCAAAGTTTAATATAAGTTTAATatgactgagtggagtccaatttggtctgtaatcatacgagtgagtaacaaaatcgaacgaccgcgtagcgggagtccgatttgcttttaatcacgagtatgattatagaccaaattggacgacacgaagtcctgttgccaattaatcataaccatttcaatttccgagaaaacaaaattaatgcattccttttttaCTGTctaattggccgtttttatgcttgagacgttaaagtcgtctcgaGACGACTTTagagacgactttaacgtctagtataaaaacggtaAATAAGACAGATGCATTTAACGtctgaatgaaggggtagtttctaaagaaactgtggtgctgcgtcggtggggaagtagtatacaaaaatttggttttatcaacggagttgataaagtaaattggccaccgtacagagattctaaaagctgacgtttcgagcgttagcccttcgtcatagCGAATCCGTCTGACCGCTGACCGTCTTAACGTTTGACCGCTTTAACGTCTTCTGTTAatttttaaaactctttttccaCAGGTGGGCCTCAACCCGATACGCTGGCGTATCGGGTTTTGTAGGATTCGTAAAACGCCGTCATTTTATTCGATtgcgctgaaatttggcgtgtttactggagAGATATAGCCCCAGTTTCCCTTGAAATCTTGGCCTTCTAGCTTTCAGTACGCTTACATGACGGCCAttctaattcaggcaatttgagccgatgcgatgaccaaattttaaatcgatcgcggagctctcgcgaagcggtttttctaaagttttccagccaaaaaattacactatCGGCTTCGGAATAGTTAAAGAAAGGATTTttggttcattggatgggatttcaagcTTTAAAATCGCTGAACAGGTAAGATTATTTATTTAGCGAGACAATTACGTGTCTTGAGCACATGGTCCTTTGATCTCAAGGAATtatgttttccctcaaaatattcgcttgttttcgctttcgctcgcacatatttacctttattacatgtccagtgaatagttttatcctctgggatgaaagtgcgtcgtttagacgcatttaacagacgactttaacgtctcagacgttaaatgcgtctagtataaaaacgggatACCCTCACTGGGACGCATTTAGCCCTTACTCGTCCACAGACGACTCGCACGGGTTAGCGTTTAATCCTGAAATCGAGGCTTATCGCTTAAACAACATAACGGCCAAGAAGAATTTGAAGGAGTCGCGAGGATCGAGGAACCCCTTTTTTCATCGACGCTTCGTCCTTTCCTTGGTCTCTTCATAGCTACGGCAAGCTACGGCACATAAGCCAAGTGCCTGAGCCACATCTAGTTCTTCGTCCATATCCTGCAAAAGCCGCTTTCTCGAttgatttttcttctttaaaaacatttgtaTTTCCATATCTTGCCTTTCTTGGCTACGTCGAGTAATGGACTTAAAAAGTTGTAATTCCGCCATGTTTATTTTGTTCGTATACTCGCGTGCTTAAAGTTTATTTGGCGCCGAGTTTCCTCGTCTCCAGTGTCTTCCGAGGATAGAACCCAGTCTTTTtcagaatatatatatatctatatacattcgaacctcgattatccggactcgttgggactagacgaaagtccggataatcgagggtccggataatcgagaatatgaatattaatgaggaacaaaaactgattaaattaagaaagcgacatttaatcgtgaaacaaaacatttacaaatcGTTTCGAAAACAATGTGGTCTACACCTTTACTGTCCGTTGTGAATACCTGCAGACGTGTCGGCAAAcgtcatgatcttttccttgctcttgcggatatcagatatctgccgtttactaaCGCCATATTCAATTGATgaattggtttctttttcttctttctctgatcgcaaaattatagcctgtttatcttttatcgaaAGAACAGATCGCTTATGGTTCAAGGAcatgatgatcgtgaataaacatTCGTGACGTAGTGTAGCTTGTTCGCCGAACGAGCCAATAGAgtgtgaaatttcacttagcaaaaaagcaactctaagccaatcagaactcattcgaAAGTTCATCATTAGTTACGACATGTGCAtgctgctttattttgctttttgaaagcgaaacaGACTCGcctttacttcacttttcaatgctgtagttttaaaaagaatatggctactgatcttgatcatgactaataaatattcatgacaaaattggcaCCACAGCTAAagtctatatattttttttttgttaggtcgtctacttttatgcgtcccgtttttataccagactgctttaacgtctcagacgttaaatgcgtattgacgactttaacgtctctagcataaaaacggccattgtcacaagtttttccattttggaaaatcccgaGTGGTCGTTGCTATGGTTATTATGATAAATTCTTAAGCTGAGTGCGGtagctgatgtaactgtccgatttcaggtatccgattacagccgactgtccgatttcactgtcccatttcaaccctacacaataattagtgaaaaataaagcagttaatgcaaTAATCAAACTTGAGggaattgtaatggttatgattaaatatgaaattaaaATGCTCTGGCATTAGAaagttctatagcattctagaaccACTCTTGGTATTGACAATCGAAGAGCACTCGtctactgattaagcctaagcggtCGTTTcagagtttagctttcaatttacggtttggttaactacactttttacgagatatATATAGCAATAGTTTAGTGATTAACTACGTCGTTTAATATTCTAGAACCTTAgaacttttagagattttagaacccccagaCGGTTTGTTTGAAATTCTAGAACTTTACaaattttagagattttagaacacCCAAAAGGACTTTACCTATTTGGGagctttagaaattttagacgcacaacatggaccatggata from Montipora capricornis isolate CH-2021 chromosome 12, ASM3666992v2, whole genome shotgun sequence encodes the following:
- the LOC138025575 gene encoding uncharacterized protein translates to MEKEALALIWAWERYHAYIYGMRFHLVTDHKPLEVINGPRSNPCARIERWLIRLQPYDFRVVYAPGQSNVADPLSRFVRRNKAANNQHGAEEYVRFGAISATPAALTTREVEEASAVDDELKALREAIKTGRFEKCKGYAPAAGEMHGLPITIESDNGPQFISGELQEYCVQNGIVHLLTTTKWPQANGEVERQNASLMKRIRIAQAEGVDWAKELRRYVTRYRSIDHTTTGKSPAELLFNMKMRGKLPELHADCHLDLETRDRDAEVKAKTKSYAGKASNAKPSDIAVGDQVLVRQERKDKFSTPFNPTPHRVVSKTGNSVIVEAPDGTQYSRNTSHVKRFMMDDPVPTPETPSGNPDGIVVPTALPSQVLSEPTPAVPAIPQNEPPARRSTLSAEASAENGNEAVAVRRDIAVDQATVPSTPATPRLTQRPQRETRPPERYKDYVFK